Within the Girardinichthys multiradiatus isolate DD_20200921_A chromosome 12, DD_fGirMul_XY1, whole genome shotgun sequence genome, the region CAAAGCTGAAATCAGATATACAGAGATGGAATTTGATCCCCTTTTCAAATTTATATTCCAGAATAGAATCGGTCAGGATGAACGTGCTGCCACGCTTTCTATATCTATTTCAATGTTTACCTATTCAGATAGCAGACAAGCACATCATGGAATAGAATAGATTATTATAACAATATATTTGGCAATGGAAAAAGACTAGAGTGAGAAATAGAATGCTGCAATTAAAGAAGGAGATGGGTGGACTGGCCCTTCCCATCTTACAGGACTTTTATCTTGCAGCTCAATTAAGACCAGTGATATGTCTTTGCTCAGCATCTTACGATGCTGGAAGGAAAGATATCGAGGGTACAAAGGTGgaaaaaatacctttaatatcAGTGTTAATGGACAAGGATGTACAAGAGACGCTGACAATTCCACAGGAGTCAATGCTACACACAATGTTAGTCTCCTGGAGAAAGATAGTTAGAACTTGTTAATTAGAGAATCAGATCAGAATACTCAGATGGTGTGCATTTGATTCAGCTTTTAAACCAAACAAGAATGATGGGAGATGTAAGGCATGGATTCTAAAAGGATTAACCATTTACTATACATTTACCCAGAAGGGGGAGTTTCAGAGTTTTGAGGAACTTCAGAGGTCTAACGGGGTGGAAAAGGACAACTTCTACAGATATCTACAGGTTGGGGCCTACTTTAATCATGACATACGAGATAATTGGGAAACAGCTAAACCGGAACTTTTTAATGTGTTCCTGTCTCTGTTGAAATCAGGTTCACGCAAGAAACCTATTTCTATACTATACAATGGTATTCAAGCTTCTAAACAAAGTGACACGGACTACATAAGAAACAGATGGATAAAAGGAGGCGATTTGACCATCTCTTCTGAAGGCTGGGAAAAGATCAATTAACTACACTGGATGACCTCGAGCTCCAACACATGGAGAGAGTTCTGTTGGAAAAACACTGTTAGGTATTTTGAAACTCCAGCTCAGAAAAAGTATCTGGGCAGAGGAGGCAGCTGTTGGAGACTCTGTGGGACAAACGAGGGAAATCGTCATCTTATTTTCTGGCGCTGTCCAGTGAATAAACCTTTCTGGGAGCAGGTAGGTAATcacttaaataacatttttaccaAGAGAATCCCCTGTAAATGTGAAGTGCGTTATCTAGGGGCCATTCCATTTGATAATTGGActctaaaagataaaaaaaattgttgttaATGCTGCTTgcagaaagtaaacagaaattCACCAGAAAATGGTTAAACCTGAAGCACCTACAGTAGAGGAGGGGTTCAAAATTGTTCAGGAGATTTATATTCTGGAGAAACTATCATTCTCTGTTAGAGGTCAAAGGGAATCTTTTTTTAAGATCTGGTTGGACACTGAAGTATAGGCAAAAGAGTTTGTCTGTATCACTTGCttctgcaataaataaataaaatggttttaatGAATCTAAGATCAGTATGGAGATCATTGCCCACATAAGGAGCATTTGTTTGAAAAGTAGTTTATGTGACCATGGAACTACGGAAATAACTTTCCAAAGACCAGCAGTTGTACACTGGAACAATATTTGAGGTGACTGTGTGTTTAATGTGAAACCTTACCTCCAGTAATTTCACTATTAAGTTTTTCTTCTAAGTTACAATGGTGTTATTTTGACAACTAATACATTTTGCAATAGTGTTAGCTGTTCCACTTGATATACCATATCCAGTTTCTCTTTTTGACTGTCTATTGGGACTTCTGTACACTGTCATTTTGTATCTGCATAAACACAAACTATAAAAGCATATAGGCCTCTTCAAAgattcaaataatttttatttaaattaaacaatataGAGAGTTTGTGAACACATTTACCTACCCTTCTTCAAGGGTCTGTATTGGGACCCTTGAGGAACACCCGTCTACACTCCTAAAGCTGCATAGTTCTGGTCATCTGCTGCGTTAACTTCCTGAACCTCACTGGGTTCTTCCAGTAAGATAGTTTGAAAACCAATTTAATACAATGCCACTCTTTACTAGCTGAAAGCGTTTTCTTAAGGACTGTTCTGGACCTTAGACCAAAGCATTTGAGCTTTGTGCACTAATAAGACAGAACTCAACGGAATGTACTGCAAACAATCATCTCCTGCCAATAGTCCACGGTAAGGTATTGTGATATATGACTACAATAAATATCTACTAGCAGGAGGTTactcatttattttggtttgaacACAAAGCACTGTAATAAACAGGGATCATAGCCATAATAACTAGGTGTAATGTAGAATCTCCAGAAAACCATATACAATAACAGTGATGTAcaattaaatatgtttataCTTCTACCTGCTCCTTTCAATGTGTAAATATTCTTTGTAGTTTTCTATTGTTCATCTTTCgtattgttcttttttattattattttatttttcagcaagatttaaaaattcacataaaaaaatgtattgtgcAAGATGTTTGAGCATTTTTATGATTAatcaaaatacttaaaaataaagataataatGGGTAAGTAAATTGGTACGAAATGGGTCGTTTGGAACAAAATGACAGTTGGTGGGATGGTGAATTAACCCAGAAACCTTTTACACAGTTCACTGTTGTTAAAACAAACATACTAGATGCAGAATGTTTTTTAACTGAGCTGTAGGAGCAAGATtggaaaatacagaaatgtaatgAAAAATCAATAATTTGAAATGGCTGGGTCtttagttttatatatatattgattttAATCACCGTTGACTGCAAATATGTTTGGCTACAAAACTTCAAAAATATATACTTGTAAATAAATGCTAATATTGTTAGCCTCATAACATTATGGCCTAAGGCAATAATGATATGAGGATAACGATCTGTAAAATCTACAACAGAAGACCTCAATTTTAATGTAATAAGGAAACAGATTTACTGGGATACCCCTAAATTGTAAACAATGAAATTTAACAAAACTCAaggttatttccttttttttatttaaatatttgttgttgCTTCTGGTCGGACAAAACTTAGACCTGTTTAGGTATGGTATTTTTTGTGTAGAATATGCCAGACACCCCTGTTCCCTTGAGTGCTCTTAAATGCTTAGTATTTGTCTGGGCATTTTTGAAGTGTCAGAGACAATGTAATAGATTGGATGGGAAGAATTAAAATTACcattatgtatttgtttttacacaaatgTCAAATATTTACTAGGGAAAACTTTTTTTAAGTTCTCGTTTTCCTTTTGAAACATTAGTTTATTGGCTTCTGGTTGGATGTGTCTTTACAATATAAAATCTATTATTAGTAGTTTTTCCAGAAAGTTACAGGGACTCAAACTTTGTTCcaaagcattttatttggacTCATGGTAACACTTACTTTTTATAATAATCTTCCAGATATCCTAAACACATATTCAGATAAAGAATTTAGTAACAATATTCTGTTTATCTGTGTACTTTCAGCAGAATTTTAGTCTGTTCTTGATGTTTTTCTTGGGGGGTGAAGGGGTTTCTTTGCTGCCCTTCTTGTTACAAGACCCTTGTCTAAAGTTCTTCATGTGGCTGTGCATGTTGATGCACTCTTGCCCACCTGTTGCCAATGCTGATCAAGCTCTGCACCAGAGGCAACATGATTCTGGTGTACACATTTGAGGAAGATCAGTCCTGGCCATTTTTGGACACTTGTGGACATTATAAGGCCTTCTTTCTCTGCaagtacagtggggagaacaagtgtTTGATACACTACTAATTGTACAggtttcccacttgcaaagcatgtagaagccTAAacttttatcataggtactcttgaACTGTGaatgacaaaatctaaaacaagaatccagaaaattacattgtgtgatttttaagtaattaattaccATTTTATCACACGACATAAGACtctgatacatcagaaaaacaaaacttaacatttggtacagaaacctttgtttgcaattccagatatcagacgtttcctgtagatCTTGATGAGGTTTTCCCACAGTGCAGCagagattttggaccactgcTCCATACAGATGTTCtacagatccttcaggtttcggagctgtcgctgggcaatacagactttcagctccatccaaagaTTTTGGATTGGGTCCAGGTCTGGGGACTTGCTAGGCCACtgcaggaccttgagatgcttcttacggagccactccttactccccctggctgtgtgcttcaagtcgttgtcatgttggaagacccagccccgacccatcttcaatacccttactgagggaaggaggtttttggctaagatctccagatacatggccccatccatcctccccttaatacggtgcagtcgtcctgtcctgtttgtagaaaagcatccccaaagaataatgtttccacctccagGCTTCATGGTacagatggtgttcttggggttgctctcatccttcttcttcctcccaacaaggcgagtggagtttagaccaaaaagctctatttttgacTCATCAGACGACCTTCtctcattcctcctctggatcatccagatggtcattggtaAACgtcagacgggcctggacaaGCGCTgacttgagcagggggacctttcATGTGCTGCatgattttaatccatggcggcgtagtgtgttactactggtcttctttgagactggtaccagctctcttcaggtcattgtataggtcctgccatgtagttctgggctgatccctcatcttcctcatgatcattgatgccccacaaggcgagatcttgcatggagcccctgACCGAGGGAGACTGACCGTCAACTTGAACTTCttctatattttttataattgctCCAAGGGTTGTTGTCTTCTCActaagctgcttggctattttcctgtagcccatcccagccttgtgcaggtctattattttatccctgatgtcctcacactGCTCTCTGAttttggccattgtggagaggttggagtttgtttgattgagtgtgtggacaggtgtgttttatacagataatgagttcaaacaggtgcagttaatacaggtaatgagtgaaGAACAGCatggcttcttaaagaagaactaacaggtctgtgagagccgggattcttactggttgttagatgatcaaatactgatgtcatgcaataaaatgctaattaaattCACAAAAATCACCCAAAGTGATTTTccggatttttgttttagagtttgtcactcacagttgaagagtacctgtgataaaaaattaaagacttctacatgctttggaagtgggaaaacctgcaaaatcggaagtgtatcaaatacttgttctccccactgtagttCCAATCCAGCTTTAGTGCAGCTTGAGTACCAGATCTTGTAACCATAGGTCAATGTCATCTCTGCAGTGTAATTCTgtagtgacttttttttttttatattcttgaTGTTATTGTGTTTGTGCCTTTCCGATGAGGTGTTAGGTGTTCCTGCTCCAGCCCAGGTCTTTTAATATGGGTACTCCCTGTAATTTGAAACTTGTGACACATTCCTCATTCTCTCTGTTGATGCCTAGGGCCCTGTAATAATTATTTGCAGgctttttttcatttagttagtagtcatttcctttgttttcattttgttgaaTGACAAGTTCTTCTTGTATGCTTCTTGTCTTTGTTGAATATTTGAGATGATCCCCAATATGGTTGTATAATCAGCAAATTTATAAATTTTCATTTAACcttttgttatgattctggcccgtctgcctgctctgtcttCATGTAATCGGCTAATCTGCtttacctgtctgctgctgcactgGAGTGCAATCAATCATGCCATGcacctgtttttctgcagttatattcagccctcagacaggcagacagtgccagattttcaaaaacctACCAGTTAGTAGatgtccagcattccttcctgcctgACCACGTTTTTGACCACTTTTTGCATCTTGGATTTCCCTGCCTTGCCTGACCCTCATTGGATGTCTCTCGCCTCTGGATTACGACCTTGTTTCTGCTTCTCGACCAAAGCCTCCTGCCTCACCCCTGGATTTGTCTGCCTGAGTCTGCCTCCCTGGTTTCACCCAGTTACTGCCTCCCCTTGACTACCGAGCCTTGGATCTTTTCCCCtgtcggcaatccgacttctGGCTGCGGCGTGTTCTGCACCGATCCTCCCGGTCTGGAGACTGCCAGGACCGCACCCCGCAAAGGAGCCTATTCTGATTCCTCCGTCCTACACGGACTCTGTTAAAGTGGGTGGCTTCTTTGGAATCATATATATTTACCTAAGCTTTttcaagccactaacctgcctcTCCGTTCCCACTGATCCCGGGTTCCCGGCTGGTGGAGTCCTGAGTATTTGTGCGCTGCTCCTGAATAAATCGTttaacttttattctgtttctggctGAAATTCTGGGTCCTCCGTCCTGAACCTTACAGAGAAAATCTGGCCATAATGGACCCCTCGCCAGCACAGCAGTGGCGCGCCTGTGTGGATAACTCCATCGCTTGTCTTGATTCTGGTATGACTGAGATTATCACCATGTTGCGATCCATGTCCCCTGTTTCTACTCAGGCACCTTTACAGCCAGCTCCGCCCAGCCCTCCTGCCGTACCTCTCATGGTGAAAGAACCCCGACTGGTTCCCCCGGAATTATTCAAGGGGGATTCCGACCAGTATCGGGCTTTCCTTACTTAGTGTGAGATACATTTTGAATTACAGCCGTCCTCTTTCCCCACTGAGCGCTCTAAAGTGACGTTTGTCATCTCCCTTTTAGCTGGCAAAGCCAAACAGTGGGGCACAGCTGAGTGGCAGAATGGCTCCGCCTCCTGCGCTTCCTATTCAGCCTTTTCTAAGGAGCTCATCAGAGTTTTTGATCCGGTCCTTCCTAGTCGGGAGGCCGCCAGGGGGTTGTTGTCCTTGAGGCAGAGAGATAAGAGTGTGACGGCTTACATAATCGATTTTCATCTGCTGGCTGCCGACAGTAGCTGGAATGAGGAAGCTTTAATGGATGCCTTTATGCAAGGATTAAATGATAAGATTAAGGACGAACTGGCTACTCGAGATTATCCCTCCACCCTTATTGAATTGGAGAACCTGGCGTCTAGAATTGACCTCAGACTCAGTGAGTGAGGGAGGGAGAGGCGTCAGGGGGGGGCTCAGTCCTCTTCAGCTCGGAGCTCTGGGTGGTGCCCAGAGCCTCTGATCTCTCCCCCCCCAGGACTTAAAAGGATCTGACCCTGAACCTATGCAAATAGGGAGGACCAAGATCTCGGTAGAGGAACGTTCACGCCGCCGACAGCTGAACCTGTGCTTTTACTGCGGGGGCCAAGGTCACAGTCACCAAGTGTCCATTAAAAGGGCCGGCTCAGTAGAGGTGAGGGGTACTCTACTGAGCCGTAGTCTGCTGTCTGTCTCCTCATTAACTTTTCCTGCTAACGTcctagtctcctctgtttctcACCAGGTGTCcgtttttattgattctggagCGGACACAGAATTCATGGACGAGGCTTTTGCTAAGAGTCTTGGAATTGAACTTTTTCCTACACCTGACACCCATAACATCCTGGCCCTGGACGGACATCGCCTCTCCAGCTCCCATCTGAGAACTGATAAGGTTGGTCTGGTCCTTGGCGGAAATCATCAGGAGGAAATTTCCTTTCTCATTATCAGTTCACCTCAGTTACCCATTGTTCTGGGAGCTTCGTGGCTTAAGAGACAtaaccctcacattgactggCAGGCCCAAGAAATTTTGGGTTGGTCTAGGGCCTGTTCAGCTTCCTGTTTGTCCTCCGCCAGAATTTTGTCCGTTCCTGATAACGCCATAGAAGAGACTTATCCTGACCTGTCTAAGGTTCCCCCAGAATATCATGATCTGAATGAGGTGTTTAACAAGTCTCGGGCCACGGCACTTCCTCCCCACAGGCCTTATGATTGTGCCattgaactcctcccaggtacgTTCCCCCCTAGGGGGCGCCTCTATCCATTGTCCGGGCCGGAGTATGAGGCCATGAAGAAGTACGTAGATGACtccataaaagcagaaattattCGACCCTCTTCATCTCCTGCTGGGTCTGGGTTCTTCTTTGTTGGCAAGAAAGACGGCTCCTTAAGACCATGTAtcgactatacaggtccttctcaaaatattagcatattgtgataaagttcattattttccataatgttatgatgaaaatttaacattcatatattttagattcattgcacactaactgaaatatttcaggtcttttattgtcttaatacggatgattttggcatacagctcatgaaaacccaaaattcctatctcacacaattagcatatcattaaaagggtctctaaacgagctatgaacctaatcatctgaatcaacgagttaactctaaacacctgcaaaagattcctgaggcctttaaaactcccagcctggttcatcactcaaaaccccaatcatgggtaagactgtcgacctgactgctgtccagaaggccactattgacaccctcaagcaagagggtaagacacagaaagaaatttctgaacgaataggctgttcccagagtgctgtatcaaggcacctcagtgggaagtctgtgggaaggaaaaagtgtggcagaaaacgctgcacaacgagaagaggtgaccggaccctgaggaagattgtggagaagggccgattccagaccttgggggacctgcggaagcagtggactgagtctggagtagaaacatccagagccaccgtgcacaggcgtgtgcaggaaatgggctacaggtgccgcattccccaggtcaagccacttttgaaccagaaacagcggcagaagcgcctgacctgggctacagacaagcagcactggactgttgctcagtggtccaaagtacttttttcagatgaaagcaaattctgcatgtcattcggaaatcaaggtgccagagtctggaggaagactggggagaaggaaatgccaaaatgccagaagtccagtgtcaagtacccacagtcagtgatggtctggggtgccgtgtcagctgctggtgttggtccactgtgttttattaagggcagggtcaatgcagctagctatcaggagattttggagcacttcatgcttccatctgctgaaaagctttatggagatgaagatttcatttttcagcacgacctggcacctgctcacagtgccaaaaccactggtaaatggtttactgaccatggtatcactgtgctcaattggcctgccaactctcctgacctgaaccccatagagaatctgtgggatattgtgaagagaacgttgagagactcaagacccaacactctagatgagctaaaggccgctatcgaagcatcctgggcctccataagacctcagcagtgccacaggcttattgcctccatgccacgccgcattgaagcagtcatttctgcaaaaggattcccgaccaagtattgagtgcataactgtacatgattatttgaaggttgacgttttttgtattaaaaacacttttcttttattggtcggataaaatatgctaattttgtgagataggaattttgggttttcatgagctgtatgccaaaatcatccatattaagacaataaaagacctgaaatatttcagttagtgtgcaattaatctaaaatatatgaatgttaaattttcatcattacattatagaaaataatgaactttatcacaatatgctaattttttgagaaggacctgtagagggcTAAATGAGATCACGGTCAAGAATCGGTACCCCCTTCCACTCATGAACTCAGCTTTTGACCACATTCAGGGGGCCAGGTTCTTCACTAAATTGGACCTACTTAATGCTTATCATTTAGTCCGCATTAGAGAGGgcgatgagtggaaaacagccttCAACACCCCCACCGGCCACTACGAGtatttggtcatgccttttggccTAACCAACGCCCCTGCTGTATTTCAAGCTTTGGTTAATGATGTCTTGAGGGACATGGTGGggcattttgtgtttgtgtacctTGATGACATCTTGATTTACTCACAAGACCAGGAGACGCAAAACTGCATGTCCGGTCTGTTCTTCTCCGCCTTCTCCAGAATCACTTATTTGtcaaggctgagaagtgtgaatttcacaccacctccacttccttCCTTGGGTTCATAATTTCCCCCAATCAAGTCATTATGGATCCCTCCAAGGTTAAGGCGGTTTCTGAGTGGCCTACACCTTTAGATCGCAAACAGCTACAAAGGTTTCTGGGGTTTGCTAATTTCTACCGCCGTTTTGTTCGCAACTACAGCCAGGTTTCTGCCCCTCTTCACGCCATCACTTCTCCCAAGGTCAGGTTTGAATGGAATGATCAGGCAGAGGAGGCCTTTGTCAAGCTCAAGAAATTATTCACCACTGCTCCAGTTCTCCGGTCCCCCAACCCAGAAAGGCAATTCATCGTTGAGGTTGATGCCTCCAGCACTGGGGTAGGTGCGATCCTAAGCCAAAGATCCCCAGAGGGCCGGGTTCACCCTTGTGCTTTCTTCTCCAGATCACTGTCCCATGCTGAACGcaactatgatgtg harbors:
- the LOC124877458 gene encoding uncharacterized mitochondrial protein AtMg00860-like codes for the protein MDPSKVKAVSEWPTPLDRKQLQRFLGFANFYRRFVRNYSQVSAPLHAITSPKVRFEWNDQAEEAFVKLKKLFTTAPVLRSPNPERQFIVEVDASSTGITVPC